In the genome of Podospora pseudocomata strain CBS 415.72m chromosome 7, whole genome shotgun sequence, the window AGCATGAGGGATATCAGGCCTACTGTAAGCTCTTGGCTTCCGAGTCTGACCTTTTCATTGCCCGTCGGTTTAAGAGTCTCAACGTCCGGGTGGCCCTTCGCATGCAAGACGAAGTCTCAAGGTTGGAAGAGCAGCTCCTCTACGTGGAAAAGGAGAGCCGCGAGCACAAGGACGTAGACAACGGCACATTCAGGCAAGACATGGTAGCCGAGAGATCTCAACTCTTAGACCAGATCTCGACGTCGCTTTATCGTTATAGTGAGTGCAGGTCCCTTGAAAGATGAGTCTATAGCACCTACCTTACTCACCGCTGCCAGACAAGTTCATTATTCAACAGACCGCCCTGCTCAACTATCCGACAGTTCCTCTCTGGGACATCAAGAACCTCAAAACCTGGCACAAAAACCATGACAATCAAGCAATATCTCAGGAGGAAATGGCTTATCTTGACCACACGGAGgacctcatccccctcgccCCGCGAGACAAGACGCCGCTGCGTCGGGCAATGGACAAATTCTTATTCTTGCGCACGCTTCCTTTCTGGAGGGACAAATCCAGGAATAATACCCGGGATATAGAAATGGGCAGAAGCAAGGATGGCACCAGCTCCGCCGACCAGCCGGCAGATGGCTCGGAAACTGCGGTGAATTTCTACAGCGATAAGACCATGGATCATTTCGTGTCCATAGTGACCGTCACTTCCGgtctggtgatgctggtcGTGCCCATTTGGGTGCTCCACGGTCTAGTCGACGCCTCGAAGAAACTGGGCGTCATTACCGCTTTTGTTCTTGCTTGTTTACTCTTTACGAGCTTTGCCATGACACCACGGCCTTTGGAAGCCCTGGGAGCAACGGCGGCGTGAGTCTGCACCCTTACTACCGTCAAGCTATGGGACGTTAACGAAAGTTGTGTGTGTAAACAGGTACGCGGCGGTTCTCATGGTATTTTTGCAGGTGGGATCCTGACTGATTAAAAGCCTGAGGGTGACGTACCTTAGCTTCGCAAATGGTAAACAAATGGTAAACCTTCATGTACCTACCTAACGATTGTATGTTACACATTACCCCCCGCTTCTTCgcatcatcctccttttGCCAGGGCTGTGTCATTTACCAGTCCAACTCCTCACGTCCTCCTTTACCACATGACTTTTCCATCTCAGGCTTGACCCAATCATACAACCCCCCACGTTCCAAAAATGCACCCTCATCCCAAAAGACACTTTCCAACGCCTTCTTCACTCCAACCTCCAATATCGGTCTCGAAGGCTGCTTCCCCGTCCTGTCCAAAAACCTCAGATACTCGTCAAGAATAAGATACGACTTCGCCATCAAGCTATTCGGCTCCGGCACCAACGACGGCTGACCCCTGTGTCTCTCGCAGAACCCTTCAAACTCCCCATCCGAAATAGTAAACTTGTGCCCATTCCTCAGCGTCTCCTCCGTGTCATTCTCCCCCGCCACAATCAACACCTGAAAACACTTCCACCGAAAAGGCTTCAGCTCGCCAATCCGCTCATTCATATCCTCCATGTAATTCAACCGGTTAACAACGGTATTAATCTTGAACAAAACCCCATACTTCTCACACCACCTGGCAATCTCACACAGCTTCTTCACCTGGGTTCCTGTCCCACGCC includes:
- a CDS encoding hypothetical protein (EggNog:ENOG503P31Z), which produces MMDSPLYPPTLSEMEEPDWLDLAANASAENQCPVDSCNAPSSLAPPPPPPVASLITTVKPASHSSTSIQEKPWKHEGYQAYCKLLASESDLFIARRFKSLNVRVALRMQDEVSRLEEQLLYVEKESREHKDVDNGTFRQDMVAERSQLLDQISTSLYRYNKFIIQQTALLNYPTVPLWDIKNLKTWHKNHDNQAISQEEMAYLDHTEDLIPLAPRDKTPLRRAMDKFLFLRTLPFWRDKSRNNTRDIEMGRSKDGTSSADQPADGSETAVNFYSDKTMDHFVSIVTVTSGLVMLVVPIWVLHGLVDASKKLGVITAFVLACLLFTSFAMTPRPLEALGATAAYAAVLMVFLQVGS
- a CDS encoding hypothetical protein (COG:O; EggNog:ENOG503NWT6); translated protein: MGTIMWLLALFTIIFISLHHLHTRRNRGQIPVSVNYHFTRRCNYTCGFCFHTASTSYIEEPNRAKEGLRLLANAGMRKLNFAGGEPFLYPKFLGEMIDFCKQDLKLESVSIVTNGSLIREDFLRKHGKNLDILAVSCDSFDEATNIQIGRGTGTQVKKLCEIARWCEKYGVLFKINTVVNRLNYMEDMNERIGELKPFRWKCFQVLIVAGENDTEETLRNGHKFTISDGEFEGFCERHRGQPSLVPEPNSLMAKSYLILDEYLRFLDRTGKQPSRPILEVGVKKALESVFWDEGAFLERGGLYDWVKPEMEKSCGKGGREELDW